A genomic stretch from Helianthus annuus cultivar XRQ/B chromosome 1, HanXRQr2.0-SUNRISE, whole genome shotgun sequence includes:
- the LOC110913681 gene encoding ATP-dependent DNA helicase PIF1-like, translating into MKDIFKCEMTFGRKVMVFGGDFRQILPVVPNGSRREIINASITLSDIWSSCKVLTLTKNMRLTVGANASDIEEINAFANWLLELGEGKIGGSDDCEVVIDIPEDLLIKCSEDPTSDLIDFVYPSLLQLYKNKDYFVERAILAPTNEVVQEINERLLASFPRDEVEYLSSDSICQTDQAKNEAHARLYSPDVLNGLKISGLPNHRLVLKVGVPVMLLCNIDQQNGLCNGTRLRITKLYKRVIEAEIMSGGNIGTGMFIPRISLTPSDKRIPIKFQRRQFPLNVCFAMTINKSQGQSLSRVGLYLKYPVFSHGQLYVALSRVKSRAGVKLLILDKDGNVTSKTTNVVYKEVFSGI; encoded by the coding sequence ATGAAAGATATCTTCAAATGTGAGATGACCTTTGGTCGTAAAGTTATGGTGTTCGGTGGTGACTTTAGACAGATACTTCCGGTTGTACCAAATGGAAGTAGGCGAGAAATCATTAATGCTTCAATCACTTTGTCGGATATTTGGAGTAGTTGCAAGGTCCTTACGTTAACCAAAAACATGAGGTTAACCGTAGGAGCGAACGCATCTGATATAGAAGAGATTAACGCGTTTGCGAATTGGTTGCTCGAGTTGGGGGAGGGAAAAATTGGTGGCAGTGACGATTGTGAGGTGGTTATAGATATTCCTGAAGATTTGTTAATCAAGTGCTCTGAGGATCCTACATCAGATTTGATCGACTTTGTATATCCTTCACTTCTCCAACTGTACAAAAATAAAGATTATTTTGTTGAAAGAGCTATACTAGCACCAACAAACGAGGTTGTTCAAGAAATTAATGAAAGATTGCTTGCTTCGTTTCCTCGCGATGAAGTCGAGTATCTGAGTTCTGATAGTATTTGTCAAACTGATCAAGCAAAGAACGAAGCACATGCTAGACTATATTCTCCCGATGTTCTGAATGGTCTTAAAATTTCTGGTCTGCCTAATCATCGATTAGTCCTTAAAGTTGGTGTACCTGTAATGTTGCTTTGTAATATTGATCAACAAAATGGTTTATGCAACGGTACGAGACTGCGGATTACTAAACTTTATAAACGTGTTATAGAGGCTGAGATTATGTCCGGCGGAAACATAGGGACCGGAATGTTTATTCCACGAATCAGTTTGACACCGTCGGATAAAAGAATTCCTATCAAGTTTCAACGACGACAATTCCCCTTAAATGTATGTTTTGCAATGACTATAAATAAAAGTCAAGGACAGTCTCTATCAAGGGTTGGATTGTATTTGAAATATCCAGTTTTCTCACATGGTCAGCTTTATGTTGCATTATCAAGAGTTAAAAGTAGAGCCGGTGTGAAATTGCTTATACTAGACAAAGATGGGAATGTAACGAGTAAAACAACAAATGTAGTCTACAAGGAAGTTTTTTCCGGTATTTGA